The proteins below are encoded in one region of Paenibacillus sp. YYML68:
- a CDS encoding sulfatase yields the protein MTEQRQQQPNILFIHTDQQRADSLACYGNRVVRTPHLDQLAQEGVLFENAHCTHPLCMPSRATLLTGRYNRAHKLYRNGIPLREEETTIAELLKQRGYRTGLIGKAHFTPYTGDPALHPEAVQVNNGVSHDDCWAYWSQFQGPYYGFDHVQMSMGHGSYGMYGGHYGLWVHREHPEHVRLFAQDAALEPTDPRYPSWKSAVPLELHSSTWITEKTIEFIDGASGDADQPFYAWVGFQEPHEPFNPPKPYCDMYRPEDMPLPVRRAGEWGEQPPSHVGHYLNRGHWASISEEKEREIIAHYYGNVTLVDDCIGRIVEALKQRGLYDNTIIVFTSDHGEWLGDHSLWLKGAVHTRGLTRVPLIVRWPGVASEGRRVSSVASLIDVVPTLLDAAGADPLPYGVQGTTLRHVAAGETKGNRSYALIEHRHEPYHLNLEIEGEANVINKTSTEFHMKSIITDQYRFTYMPSYTYAECFDLEKDPEELHNLWPDLLKPSVRERLFQMMLDALIETEDPLPRRQWIV from the coding sequence ATGACGGAGCAACGGCAGCAACAGCCGAACATCTTATTCATTCATACCGACCAGCAGCGGGCAGACAGCTTGGCCTGCTATGGCAACCGTGTCGTTCGGACGCCGCATCTGGATCAATTGGCACAGGAGGGGGTGCTGTTCGAGAATGCGCATTGCACACATCCGCTGTGCATGCCTTCTCGGGCAACCTTGCTGACCGGCAGATACAACCGAGCGCATAAGCTATATCGGAACGGCATCCCACTTCGTGAGGAGGAGACGACGATAGCCGAGCTGTTGAAGCAGCGCGGCTATCGGACCGGCCTGATCGGCAAGGCGCACTTCACACCGTACACAGGAGATCCGGCGCTCCATCCAGAGGCGGTACAGGTGAACAACGGAGTCTCGCACGACGACTGCTGGGCGTATTGGAGCCAGTTCCAGGGTCCATATTACGGCTTCGATCACGTGCAGATGTCGATGGGACACGGCAGCTACGGCATGTACGGCGGGCATTACGGGCTGTGGGTGCATCGCGAGCATCCGGAGCACGTTCGCTTATTCGCCCAAGATGCTGCGCTGGAGCCGACAGACCCTCGCTATCCGAGCTGGAAGTCGGCCGTTCCATTAGAGCTGCATTCGTCCACATGGATTACGGAGAAGACGATCGAGTTCATCGACGGAGCATCGGGCGATGCGGACCAGCCCTTCTATGCGTGGGTTGGCTTCCAGGAGCCTCATGAGCCGTTCAATCCGCCGAAGCCGTACTGCGACATGTACCGGCCAGAGGACATGCCGCTGCCTGTCCGTCGAGCCGGGGAGTGGGGGGAGCAGCCGCCGAGTCATGTTGGACATTACTTGAACCGTGGACATTGGGCGTCGATCTCGGAGGAGAAGGAGCGGGAGATTATCGCGCACTACTACGGCAATGTCACGCTCGTGGACGATTGTATCGGGCGCATCGTCGAGGCGTTGAAGCAGCGGGGCTTGTACGACAATACGATCATCGTCTTCACCTCCGATCATGGGGAGTGGCTCGGCGATCACAGCCTATGGCTGAAGGGAGCCGTGCATACGCGAGGCTTGACACGGGTGCCGCTCATCGTGCGCTGGCCGGGTGTGGCGAGTGAAGGACGCCGTGTCAGCTCGGTCGCGAGTCTCATCGATGTGGTACCGACGCTGCTCGATGCAGCGGGTGCGGACCCGTTACCGTACGGGGTGCAGGGGACGACGCTTCGTCATGTAGCTGCAGGGGAGACGAAGGGCAATCGCAGCTATGCGCTCATCGAGCATCGGCATGAGCCCTATCACTTGAATTTGGAGATAGAGGGCGAAGCCAATGTCATTAACAAGACCTCGACCGAGTTCCATATGAAATCGATCATTACCGATCAATATCGATTCACCTATATGCCTAGCTACACCTATGCCGAATGCTTCGATCTGGAGAAGGACCCGGAGGAGCTGCACAACTTATGGCCGGACTTGCTGAAGCCGAGTGTACGTGAACGGCTGTTCCAGATGATGCTGGATGCGTTGATCGAGACGGAGGACCCGCTGCCGCGTAGACAGTGGATCGTGTAG
- a CDS encoding response regulator: protein MSHELNMIIVDDEPLARERLISTFPFREHGYQLIGTAGDGEKALRICSEQPVHIVITDIVMPRMDGLELTQRLKELYPHIKVILLSNYQEFEFARQAMQFGAIGYLLKVTSDHQELLGLLERARREIMAQEHRQSEEIRQRHHYQQHLGVLRQHFLQELLNEVPYSEQAIHEKFDYMGMPRPSYALSVLLIRIDRYDSLVSMFPPKDIALLKYALSQMAEELAHAYTRASVLPKNEQDIVLLCHWSEEAVQSEAMRQAVSSLTTRIEQSVRTYLPFSVTVVADSSYSVVAKNGFAAAVHHAVEAAESVLASHTMPDALITEPIAREDMQRALDYISEHYNEALSLTDVCEQIGISPSYFSHLFKKVVGFNFSEYLTIYRVQQAKLLLTDTSMQVQDIARSVGIPDYKYFSKIFRKYAHVAPTEFRNRSE from the coding sequence ATGAGTCATGAGCTGAATATGATTATTGTCGATGATGAGCCGCTGGCTCGGGAGCGACTGATCAGCACCTTCCCCTTCCGCGAGCACGGCTACCAGCTCATCGGTACGGCAGGAGACGGGGAGAAGGCGCTGCGCATCTGCAGCGAGCAGCCTGTGCACATCGTCATTACCGATATCGTCATGCCCCGTATGGACGGGCTGGAGCTGACGCAGAGACTGAAGGAGCTATACCCGCACATTAAGGTCATCCTGTTATCGAACTATCAGGAGTTTGAATTCGCTAGACAGGCTATGCAGTTCGGAGCGATCGGCTATCTCTTGAAGGTCACCTCCGACCATCAGGAGCTGCTGGGCTTGCTGGAGCGAGCGAGGCGTGAGATTATGGCGCAGGAGCATAGACAATCGGAGGAGATTCGGCAACGGCACCATTATCAGCAGCATCTGGGGGTGCTTCGACAACATTTCTTACAGGAGCTGCTGAATGAAGTCCCGTACTCGGAGCAGGCGATTCATGAGAAATTCGACTATATGGGCATGCCGCGCCCTAGTTATGCGCTGTCCGTCCTGCTCATCCGGATCGATCGATACGACTCTCTCGTCTCGATGTTCCCTCCGAAGGATATCGCACTATTGAAATATGCACTGTCCCAGATGGCTGAGGAGCTTGCCCATGCCTACACTCGTGCAAGCGTACTACCCAAGAATGAGCAGGATATCGTACTGCTCTGTCATTGGAGCGAGGAAGCGGTTCAGTCCGAAGCGATGCGCCAAGCGGTGTCTTCCTTGACAACCAGGATCGAGCAGAGTGTGCGCACGTACTTGCCCTTCTCGGTCACGGTAGTTGCGGACAGCAGCTATTCCGTTGTAGCGAAGAATGGCTTCGCAGCGGCCGTCCATCATGCGGTGGAGGCAGCGGAGTCCGTGCTCGCCAGTCACACGATGCCGGACGCCCTGATCACTGAGCCGATTGCCCGTGAGGATATGCAGCGTGCGCTCGATTACATCTCCGAGCACTACAACGAAGCGCTGTCGCTCACTGACGTCTGCGAGCAGATCGGCATCAGCCCCAGCTATTTCAGCCATCTGTTCAAGAAGGTCGTCGGGTTCAACTTCTCGGAATATTTGACCATCTACCGTGTTCAGCAGGCGAAGCTGTTGCTCACCGATACGTCGATGCAGGTTCAGGATATTGCGAGGAGTGTGGGGATTCCGGATTATAAATATTTCTCGAAAATTTTCCGTAAATACGCCCATGTGGCGCCTACTGAATTCCGCAATCGGTCGGAGTAA
- a CDS encoding extracellular solute-binding protein — MKLWPITTKVGITAVGATLIAAAVTGCSGDGGSTPTAEKAGELQQAVKTVKVVLPIGVSGEEEFYKEQLKQFMQRHADIKVDLQFVPTDQYGNTISLMFASNEAPDIIRMSGSLPTKMSISYEKGWIQPLDAFVTDSFKQRFPSTFFTPHSGLYLDGKLYSIPYTEQNTPAFRPFYYNIDILKQFGYNEPPRTWSELTTMAESITKQGKGQVYGFSLNGKDAAHIQVIELYETANDRYHDAHVTEGNLIYDTKTGKSAASNPALTEAVQLFQEMAAKKVYVPGWESVDGKTLFTQFASGKVAMYIGPFFYANEMMKLNPSLKLGMTTAPVPDTGRKGYKAVYGAADPYFGITSESKHPKEAFKVIEFFSTKEFQQGWSKTTNLPAVLWRDYDIHPMTKKLLDLAYEDLRIAPNPGNRHPDGEKLLSSIMAGVPKPDVKELINLSIISNKDYGKLAKEFDALVDQVIEKQLAEHKGKGSSVSRDIFIAPADWNPMENYLK, encoded by the coding sequence ATGAAGCTATGGCCCATCACAACGAAGGTTGGTATTACTGCAGTAGGAGCCACCTTGATCGCGGCAGCCGTTACAGGCTGTTCAGGAGACGGAGGCTCTACTCCGACCGCTGAGAAGGCTGGAGAGCTCCAGCAAGCGGTCAAGACGGTCAAGGTCGTGCTCCCCATCGGAGTATCCGGGGAAGAGGAGTTCTACAAGGAGCAGCTGAAGCAATTCATGCAGAGGCATGCAGATATTAAGGTCGATCTGCAGTTTGTCCCAACGGATCAGTACGGCAATACGATCTCGCTAATGTTCGCCTCGAACGAGGCGCCTGACATTATTCGGATGAGCGGGAGTCTTCCGACGAAGATGAGCATCTCCTATGAGAAGGGCTGGATTCAGCCGCTGGATGCGTTCGTCACCGATTCGTTCAAGCAGCGCTTCCCGTCCACCTTCTTCACACCGCATAGCGGGCTGTATCTGGATGGCAAGCTGTACTCGATTCCGTATACGGAGCAGAACACGCCGGCCTTCCGTCCCTTCTATTATAATATCGACATTCTGAAGCAATTCGGCTATAACGAGCCGCCGAGAACATGGTCGGAGCTGACGACGATGGCGGAGAGCATCACGAAGCAAGGGAAGGGTCAAGTGTACGGATTCTCCTTGAATGGCAAGGACGCCGCGCATATCCAGGTGATCGAGCTGTACGAAACGGCGAACGACCGCTACCACGATGCGCATGTGACGGAAGGCAACCTGATCTACGATACGAAGACAGGTAAGTCCGCCGCGAGCAATCCGGCCTTGACCGAAGCGGTGCAGCTCTTCCAGGAGATGGCGGCGAAGAAGGTATACGTCCCTGGCTGGGAGTCGGTCGATGGCAAGACGTTATTCACGCAGTTCGCCTCCGGTAAGGTCGCCATGTACATCGGACCGTTCTTCTATGCCAATGAGATGATGAAGCTGAATCCGAGCTTGAAGCTCGGTATGACGACCGCACCTGTGCCAGATACGGGCCGCAAGGGCTATAAGGCGGTGTACGGTGCGGCTGATCCGTACTTCGGCATTACGTCGGAGTCGAAGCACCCGAAGGAAGCGTTCAAGGTGATCGAGTTCTTCAGCACGAAGGAATTCCAGCAAGGCTGGTCGAAGACGACCAACCTGCCGGCCGTCCTATGGCGAGACTACGATATTCATCCTATGACGAAGAAGCTGCTTGACCTTGCCTATGAGGATCTGCGGATTGCGCCGAACCCTGGTAATCGACATCCAGATGGCGAGAAGCTGCTCTCCTCCATTATGGCGGGTGTGCCGAAGCCAGATGTGAAGGAATTAATCAACCTGTCGATCATCAGCAACAAGGACTATGGCAAGCTTGCGAAGGAATTCGACGCGCTCGTTGATCAAGTGATCGAGAAGCAGCTTGCAGAGCACAAAGGGAAGGGCAGCAGTGTGAGCCGTGACATCTTCATCGCCCCTGCCGACTGGAACCCGATGGAAAACTACTTGAAGTAA
- the dgoD gene encoding galactonate dehydratase, with amino-acid sequence MKITRLGIIHVRPRFSFLRIHTDEGITGLGEAVIEGRSRTVEMAVKELEPHLIGQDPRDIERLWQTMYRGTFYRGGPILTSAISGIDQALWDILGKSLGVPVYTLLGGKVRDRIKLYTHVDGESLEELRAQAQRAVQRGFTLVKTVLSEKAHFLEPMSYVKKQLQRMETIRDAIGPDIDMAIDFHGRVSPAMAIRLAKELEGCYPLFIEEPCLPQNVDTLATIARSTSIPIATGERLYSRWDFREVLEKQAAAIVQPDLAHCGGISEARRIAAMAEVYYAGFAPHNPLGPINLAASLQVSAHASNFLAQEHVTLGQDYLKEPFVCEKGYIELSQKPGLGIELDEEKVEALRYSGEWESPTWRHEDDGSFAEW; translated from the coding sequence TTGAAAATAACGAGACTAGGAATCATTCATGTACGACCACGCTTCTCCTTCCTGCGCATTCATACCGATGAGGGCATCACCGGGCTCGGGGAAGCAGTGATCGAGGGACGCTCCAGAACGGTGGAGATGGCTGTGAAGGAGCTGGAGCCGCATCTGATCGGTCAAGATCCAAGAGACATCGAGCGGCTGTGGCAGACGATGTACCGGGGAACCTTTTACCGCGGCGGTCCGATCTTGACCAGTGCGATCAGCGGCATCGATCAAGCGCTGTGGGACATTCTCGGGAAGTCGCTCGGCGTGCCGGTCTATACGCTGCTGGGCGGGAAGGTGCGGGACCGCATCAAGCTGTACACCCACGTCGATGGGGAATCGTTGGAGGAGCTCCGCGCGCAGGCGCAGCGGGCCGTGCAGAGAGGCTTCACGCTCGTGAAGACGGTACTGTCGGAGAAGGCGCACTTCCTCGAGCCGATGTCCTATGTCAAGAAGCAGCTGCAACGGATGGAGACGATCCGGGATGCGATCGGACCGGATATCGACATGGCGATCGACTTTCACGGTCGGGTGAGTCCGGCAATGGCGATCCGGCTTGCCAAGGAGCTGGAGGGCTGTTACCCGTTGTTCATTGAAGAGCCGTGTCTGCCGCAAAATGTCGATACGCTCGCGACGATCGCCCGCTCGACGTCCATTCCGATCGCCACGGGTGAGCGGCTGTACAGTCGATGGGATTTCCGCGAGGTGCTGGAGAAGCAGGCGGCTGCGATCGTTCAGCCCGACCTTGCCCATTGCGGCGGTATCTCCGAGGCGCGCAGAATCGCGGCGATGGCGGAGGTGTATTATGCGGGCTTCGCACCGCACAATCCGCTGGGGCCGATCAATCTGGCTGCCAGCCTCCAGGTGTCCGCCCATGCATCGAACTTCTTGGCACAGGAGCATGTTACGCTAGGTCAGGACTATCTGAAGGAGCCGTTCGTATGCGAGAAGGGCTATATCGAGCTGTCGCAGAAGCCGGGCCTCGGCATTGAGCTGGATGAGGAAAAGGTCGAGGCACTTCGCTACTCGGGGGAATGGGAATCGCCGACGTGGCGGCACGAGGATGACGGCTCCTTCGCAGAATGGTAG
- a CDS encoding sulfatase-like hydrolase/transferase — protein sequence MHKPHIFFIMTDELRADALGFMGHPIVRTPHLDALAEDCAVFTNAYTNCPMCAPARTSLATGRYGFSHGVLDNGFAPIEDEQSLYEVMSRGGYHTINYGKIHFNTPGSFGFEEHYPRPGVQASVFGPDNQEALNRSVFHKNQGEISLVMHGVNAMRPEDTPDSIMTEAYVSRLDQLKDSDRPLFHRLSLLDPHTPYFPTEPYASMYAYSDMPLPASWNEDLRTKPLTNRYYYHARGFDRLTEEDYRQSIASYYGLITHVDDRVGQVIDKLKQLGLYDQSIIVFTSDHGSMMGEHGFIEKWGVMYEEVMKIPLMIKLPHSKYKGTYDDFAEIVDIMPTLLDAGGMAVPGRVQGRSLLPLLEKEEGAGKSEVFAHFFAGGLQTKPALMIRKGPWKLTWYPNQEDIHDRLLHDHYLKYTSMFRDDVVEGELYHLETDPQEMNNLFADPAYGAVRDELLSRLKTWQSEVTKISYEELEQPEYTVTGYQLMQADNMAKLQRLLRNEGIVKTLTRK from the coding sequence ATGCATAAGCCACATATCTTTTTTATAATGACGGACGAGCTGCGTGCTGATGCATTGGGCTTCATGGGTCATCCGATTGTACGTACCCCGCATCTGGATGCGCTGGCCGAAGATTGCGCCGTCTTCACGAACGCCTATACGAATTGTCCGATGTGCGCTCCGGCTCGTACGAGTCTGGCTACAGGACGATACGGCTTCAGTCATGGCGTGCTGGACAATGGCTTCGCGCCGATCGAGGATGAGCAGTCCCTGTATGAAGTGATGAGCAGAGGCGGGTACCATACGATCAATTATGGCAAAATTCACTTCAACACGCCCGGCAGCTTCGGCTTCGAGGAGCATTATCCGCGTCCAGGCGTCCAAGCCAGCGTCTTCGGACCGGACAATCAAGAGGCGCTGAATCGGAGCGTGTTTCACAAGAATCAGGGGGAAATCTCGCTCGTCATGCACGGTGTCAATGCGATGCGGCCTGAGGATACGCCTGACTCGATCATGACCGAGGCGTATGTGAGCCGACTGGATCAGCTGAAGGACAGCGATAGACCGTTGTTCCATCGCTTGTCGCTGCTCGATCCGCATACGCCGTATTTTCCAACGGAGCCGTATGCCTCGATGTATGCGTACTCCGACATGCCGCTGCCTGCGAGCTGGAATGAGGATCTGCGGACGAAGCCTCTGACGAACCGTTATTATTACCACGCCCGCGGCTTCGACCGATTGACGGAGGAGGACTACCGCCAATCAATCGCCAGCTACTACGGCCTGATCACTCATGTCGACGACCGAGTCGGGCAGGTGATCGACAAGCTGAAGCAGCTGGGTCTCTATGATCAGTCGATCATCGTCTTTACGTCGGACCACGGCAGCATGATGGGCGAGCATGGCTTCATCGAGAAGTGGGGGGTCATGTACGAGGAAGTGATGAAGATCCCGCTGATGATCAAGCTCCCGCATTCCAAGTATAAGGGCACATACGACGACTTCGCGGAAATCGTAGATATTATGCCGACGCTGCTGGATGCTGGAGGCATGGCGGTGCCGGGCCGTGTGCAGGGGAGGTCGCTGCTTCCGCTGCTGGAGAAGGAGGAGGGTGCTGGGAAGTCGGAGGTATTCGCCCACTTCTTCGCTGGAGGACTGCAGACGAAGCCCGCGCTGATGATTCGCAAGGGACCGTGGAAGCTCACCTGGTACCCGAATCAGGAGGACATCCACGATCGGCTGCTTCATGACCATTATCTGAAGTATACGTCGATGTTCCGCGATGATGTCGTGGAGGGAGAGCTGTACCACCTGGAGACGGACCCGCAGGAGATGAATAACTTGTTCGCGGACCCTGCCTATGGAGCGGTGAGAGACGAGCTGCTCTCGCGTCTGAAGACGTGGCAGTCGGAGGTGACGAAGATCAGCTA
- a CDS encoding carbohydrate ABC transporter permease: MTSIHRLKSMCTHILFILLTLVWSYPFIWMISSSFKTSSEMLMDGLSLWPKTWTLSNFGRAWERANFDTYFLNTLVISVSVVALVVLISATSGYALGRGNMPGKRWIVGILVATMFLPKGVVVIPVFKLIHAMGLNNTLTGIILAEAGPAHIVAILLFMGFFAKVPVELEESARMDGAGFLTTFVKVMFPLSAPVIGTVTIFNFIGAWNSFLLPLIFTLSKPELRTLGVGMYSFFGEFSVDWSGFAAGALLSVLPILIVFLLLQRSFIEGLAGAVKG, translated from the coding sequence ATGACGAGTATTCATCGCCTAAAAAGCATGTGCACGCACATCCTCTTCATCCTGCTTACGCTTGTATGGTCGTATCCGTTCATCTGGATGATCTCCTCCTCGTTCAAGACGAGCAGCGAAATGCTGATGGACGGACTGAGCCTCTGGCCCAAGACATGGACGCTCAGCAACTTCGGCAGAGCATGGGAGCGGGCGAATTTCGATACGTACTTCCTCAATACACTGGTGATCTCCGTATCGGTTGTCGCCCTGGTGGTACTGATCTCGGCCACTTCGGGCTACGCACTGGGCAGAGGGAATATGCCCGGCAAGAGGTGGATCGTCGGCATTCTGGTCGCCACGATGTTTCTGCCGAAGGGAGTCGTGGTCATCCCGGTGTTCAAGCTGATCCATGCGATGGGGCTGAACAATACGCTCACGGGCATTATTCTTGCCGAGGCTGGACCGGCTCATATCGTGGCGATCCTACTGTTTATGGGCTTCTTTGCGAAGGTGCCGGTTGAGCTGGAGGAGTCGGCGCGGATGGATGGCGCTGGATTTCTAACCACGTTCGTCAAGGTGATGTTCCCGCTGTCGGCTCCGGTCATCGGGACGGTGACGATCTTTAATTTTATCGGGGCGTGGAATTCGTTCCTGCTGCCTCTGATCTTCACTCTAAGCAAGCCCGAATTACGAACGCTTGGTGTCGGCATGTACTCGTTCTTCGGCGAGTTCTCCGTCGATTGGTCGGGCTTCGCGGCAGGCGCGCTGCTGTCGGTGCTGCCGATTCTGATTGTATTCCTGCTGCTCCAGCGGTCGTTCATCGAAGGCCTGGCAGGTGCAGTTAAAGGGTAA
- a CDS encoding carbohydrate ABC transporter permease, whose translation MSAVTTAAPEGLALEGKTFLLRRIRRHAWHYVFIMPMLILFVLFTLWPMAGSIYYAFFNWDGVGPATDYVGLDNFRETVSNPYFWNAFTNNYVFALAHLAIQYPLALLLAIVLNNAMLRGRNAYRLLIFLPVVTTTALIGLVFNVLLHPAGGPINAALLGSGLLTEPINFLGSEKLALPTAIGISIWKNIGITMIYWLAALQTIPQDLYEAARIDGASRQRTFFSITVPLVAPIGAVILLLTFMQSLHPFDLIQALTQGGPNYASDVVDTFVYRYAFNPEMSLPRYGFASAAGLVFGLTIMLITLVQGVVVRTLRRK comes from the coding sequence ATGAGTGCTGTAACAACTGCTGCGCCGGAAGGTCTTGCTCTGGAGGGCAAGACCTTCCTCCTCCGACGTATCCGTCGTCATGCCTGGCATTACGTGTTCATCATGCCCATGCTCATTCTGTTCGTCCTGTTCACGCTGTGGCCGATGGCCGGGAGCATCTACTACGCATTCTTCAATTGGGACGGGGTCGGTCCTGCGACCGATTACGTCGGTCTTGATAACTTTCGGGAGACTGTGAGCAATCCTTACTTCTGGAACGCCTTCACGAATAACTACGTCTTCGCACTGGCCCATCTGGCGATCCAATATCCACTAGCCCTACTGCTTGCGATCGTCCTGAATAACGCGATGCTGCGTGGACGGAATGCGTATCGGCTGCTGATCTTCCTCCCGGTCGTGACGACGACGGCGCTGATCGGACTCGTCTTCAACGTGCTGCTGCATCCTGCAGGCGGACCGATCAATGCAGCGCTGCTCGGCAGCGGCCTGCTGACTGAGCCGATCAACTTCCTCGGCTCGGAGAAGCTGGCGCTTCCGACCGCGATTGGGATCTCGATATGGAAAAACATTGGGATTACCATGATCTACTGGCTGGCCGCGCTGCAGACGATCCCGCAGGATCTGTATGAAGCGGCGAGGATCGACGGTGCGTCGAGGCAGCGGACCTTCTTCTCCATAACGGTGCCGCTGGTCGCGCCGATCGGGGCGGTCATTCTGCTGCTGACCTTCATGCAGAGCCTGCATCCGTTCGATCTGATTCAAGCTCTGACGCAGGGTGGACCGAACTATGCATCCGACGTCGTCGATACGTTCGTGTACCGATACGCCTTCAACCCGGAGATGTCTCTGCCTCGCTATGGCTTCGCTTCTGCGGCCGGGCTGGTGTTCGGTCTGACGATTATGCTGATTACGCTCGTTCAAGGCGTCGTTGTGCGCACATTGAGAAGGAAGTGA
- a CDS encoding sensor histidine kinase yields MSRISLLWNQIGFKIFVASSLIPFAVVFVLGSIAYSYSIQTLTNNEHDKINALVSRTDELINDSILQWRYAFSNMSYELTSDDFSPDALQTWADQQVYPPHSQWAAWYLLTPDGMKYATQQRPEEWSAHHRSVYNETVDSARDLVPTGPYMKAQRGATMTISTSIVSTTGRIGVLAAELDLARLADELTKWNRDPDISMLLLNRELVPLVSQLKLHQQAYNSLRPELNEWLRSRPTASETIATEDSRYLAVKSAVGFQDWTLVYFTEEQHFLAKIRALQQGTLLFTLVFALVMLLYSYQLARYINKPIRMLVRQTQHIQRGNLQARVRLQRRDEFHTLNEAFNRMLDRIEALIEEKTRIEVQKKHFQLKALQYQINPHFLFNTLNSITSLLDLKRTEQIPVVITSLVRLFQHTLNKDKEWTTIAQELAALQQYVELQSIRYSGIFRVQYMIPQELYRYRILRMTLQPIVENAIFHGIQEDQAEPGLITVGGTLLEDGSLLLYVEDNGCGMPPEAVDKLLSPQDSPSQASEPRKRLSGFNSIGLRNVHERLQLHDGAAFGLRIRSELGKGTRVDIRYPAIFIEVGEEHTP; encoded by the coding sequence ATGAGTCGGATCTCTCTATTATGGAATCAGATTGGCTTCAAAATATTTGTAGCGAGCAGCCTCATCCCGTTCGCTGTCGTCTTCGTATTAGGGTCGATCGCCTACAGCTACTCGATTCAGACCTTAACGAACAATGAGCACGACAAGATCAATGCGCTCGTCAGCCGCACCGATGAGCTCATTAACGATTCCATCCTGCAATGGCGCTACGCCTTCAGCAATATGTCCTATGAGCTGACATCCGACGACTTCTCACCCGATGCGCTGCAGACTTGGGCCGATCAGCAGGTATATCCTCCTCATTCGCAATGGGCAGCATGGTACCTGCTCACTCCGGACGGCATGAAGTACGCGACGCAGCAGAGGCCGGAGGAATGGAGTGCGCATCACCGCAGCGTCTACAATGAGACAGTGGACTCCGCAAGAGATCTAGTGCCCACAGGTCCTTACATGAAGGCTCAGCGCGGGGCGACGATGACGATCTCGACGTCTATCGTGAGCACCACGGGGCGGATCGGCGTGCTTGCCGCTGAGCTGGACTTAGCTCGGCTCGCAGATGAGCTCACGAAGTGGAACCGAGACCCCGACATCTCGATGCTGCTGCTCAACCGAGAGCTGGTCCCGCTCGTTAGCCAGCTGAAGCTGCATCAGCAGGCGTACAATTCATTGCGGCCGGAGCTCAATGAGTGGCTTCGCTCACGCCCAACAGCCTCCGAGACGATTGCAACCGAGGACAGCCGCTATCTCGCTGTCAAGAGCGCGGTCGGCTTCCAGGACTGGACGCTAGTTTACTTTACCGAGGAGCAGCATTTCCTGGCGAAGATCCGTGCGCTGCAGCAGGGAACGCTCCTGTTCACCCTTGTGTTCGCGCTCGTCATGCTGCTGTATTCGTATCAGCTTGCCCGATATATTAATAAGCCGATCCGTATGCTCGTGCGCCAGACGCAGCATATTCAGAGAGGAAATCTTCAGGCAAGAGTGAGACTGCAGCGACGGGATGAATTCCATACGTTGAACGAGGCATTCAATCGTATGCTGGATCGCATTGAAGCATTGATCGAGGAGAAGACACGCATCGAGGTACAGAAGAAGCACTTCCAGCTGAAGGCGCTGCAGTATCAGATTAACCCGCACTTTCTGTTCAATACGCTCAATTCGATCACCTCATTGCTCGATCTGAAGCGAACGGAACAGATTCCGGTCGTCATCACGTCACTCGTTCGGCTGTTCCAGCATACGCTCAACAAGGACAAGGAGTGGACGACCATTGCGCAGGAGCTGGCTGCGCTACAGCAATATGTCGAGCTCCAATCGATACGCTATTCCGGTATATTCCGGGTGCAATATATGATTCCACAGGAGCTGTATCGCTATCGCATTCTCCGAATGACACTCCAGCCGATCGTCGAGAATGCGATCTTCCACGGTATACAGGAGGATCAAGCGGAGCCAGGCCTCATTACCGTCGGCGGCACGCTTCTTGAGGACGGGAGCCTACTGCTCTATGTAGAGGATAACGGCTGCGGCATGCCGCCTGAAGCTGTGGACAAGCTGCTGTCCCCGCAGGACAGCCCGTCACAGGCTTCGGAGCCCCGCAAGCGGCTTAGCGGCTTCAACTCAATCGGTCTGCGGAACGTCCATGAACGACTGCAGCTGCATGACGGAGCGGCGTTCGGTCTGCGCATACGTAGCGAGCTAGGGAAAGGGACTCGAGTAGACATTCGGTATCCCGCTATATTCATCGAGGTCGGAGAGGAGCACACACCATGA